One window from the genome of Lacerta agilis isolate rLacAgi1 chromosome 18, rLacAgi1.pri, whole genome shotgun sequence encodes:
- the TBXA2R gene encoding thromboxane A2 receptor, which produces MANSTENRSIGSCFRGANGTEAYRGDAAASPWFSTVFGLIGLSSNLFAFCVLVNSSRKMHSRSRSSFLVFLCGLVATDFMGLLLTFSIVVPYHFTRFDWRLVDPGCHLCSFMGMVMVFFGVCPLLLGATMAGERFLGINRPFSRSAKMTKRRAWTLVGLVWAGGFLLGLLPVFGLGDYTLQYPNSWCFLTLLHDPRNVAFCLIFALLGLFCVGLSFVLNTVSVVTLCRVYHDSESVQRRRDSEVEMMVQLLGIMVIASVCWLPLLILIAQTALQAPRGDFRLNQIPRDTEIRLLIYLRVATWNQILDPWVYILFRRAVLRRIYPSFKARPSIVSLYPVLNPSLRRKFTQESVLQ; this is translated from the exons ATGGCGAACTCCACCGAGAACCGCAGCATCGGCTCCTGCTTCCGCGGCGCCAACGGCACGGAGGCGTACCGGGGCGACGCGGCCGCCTCGCCGTGGTTCTCCACCGTCTTCGGCTTGATCGGCCTCTCCTCCAACCTGTTCGCCTTCTGCGTGCTGGTCAACTCCTCCAGGAAGATGCACAGTCGGTCGCGGTCGTCTTTCCTGGTCTTCCTGTGCGGGCTGGTGGCCACGGACTTCATGGGTCTCCTGCTCACTTTCTCCATCGTGGTGCCGTACCACTTCACCCGCTTCGACTGGAGGCTGGTGGACCCCGGCTGCCACCTCTGTAGCTTCATGGGCATGGTGATGGTCTTCTTCGGGGTGTGCCCTCTGCTCCTGGGAGCCACCATGGCCGGAGAACGCTTCCTGGGCATCAACCGGCCCTTCTCCCGCTCCGCGAAGATGACCAAACGCCGGGCGTGGACCCTGGTGGGGCTGGTGTGGGCCGGGGGCTTCCTCCTGGGCCTGCTGCCCGTCTTCGGCCTGGGCGACTACACCCTGCAGTACCCCAACTCCTGGTGCTTCCTGACGCTGCTCCACGACCCCAGGAACGTGGCCTTCTGCCTCATCTTCGCCCTCCTCGGCCTCTTCTGCGTGGGCCTCTCCTTCGTCCTGAACACCGTCAGCGTGGTCACCCTCTGCCGCGTCTACCACGACTCCGAGTCCGTCCAGCGGCGGCGAGACAGCGAGGTCGAGATGATGGTGCAACTGCTAGGCATCATGGTCATCGCCAGCGTCTGTTGGCTCCCCCTGCTG ATCCTCATCGCGCAGACGGCTCTCCAGGCTCCCCGTGGGGACTTCCGCCTCAACCAGATCCCCCGGGACACCGAGATCCGGCTGCTCATCTACCTGCGGGTGGCGACCTGGAACCAGATCCTGGATCCCTGGGTCTACATCCTCTTCCGGCGGGCGGTCCTGCGAAGGATCTACCCCAGCTTCAAAGCCCGACCCTCCATCGTCTCTCTGTACCCGGTGCTCAACCCTTCCCTGCGCCGAAAGTTCACCCAGGAATCTGTGCTCCAGTAG
- the GIPC3 gene encoding PDZ domain-containing protein GIPC3 codes for MQKLLGGQIGLEDFIFAHVRGETKEVEVTKTEDALGLTITDNGAGCAFIKRIKEGSIINRIPVVCVGDSIEAINDQTIVGCRHYEVAKMLREMPKAQPFTLRLVEPKRAFDMISQRTRSNKVPSEGKVASGKETLRLRTKGNATLEEAPSEHEEEAAGKVDDLLESYMGIRDVELASSMVELAKGRQGSEDFAHGLDLLLGEFAFPEEFVAEVWRTICEAKGSPK; via the exons ATGCAGAAGCTTCTCGGAGGCCAGATCGGCCTGGAGGACTTCATCTTCGCTCACGTCCGCGGCGAGACCAAGGAGGTGGAGGTCACGAAGACGGAGGACGCTCTGGGTCTCACCATCACGGATAACGGGGCCGGATGTGCCTTCATCAAG CGCATCAAAGAAGGCAGCATTATCAACCGCATCCCGGTCGTGTGCGTCGGAGACAGCATCGAGGCCATCAACGACCAAACCATCGTCGGCTGCCGCCACTACGAAGTTGCCAAGATGTTGCGCGAGATGCCGAAAGCCCAGCCTTTCACCCTGCGCCTCGTGGAGCCGAAACGGGCATTTG ACATGATCAGCCAGAGAACAAGAAGCAACAAGGTGCCCAGCgaggggaaagtggccagcgggAAGGAGACACTACGGCTACGAACCAAGGGCAACGCTACGTTGGAGGAGGCG CCCAGCGAACACGAGGAGGAAGCTGCCGGGAAAGTCGACGACCTCCTGGAAAGTTACATGGGCATCCGAGACGTGGAACTGG CCTCGAGCATGGTGGAGCTGGCCAAGGGACGGCAGGGCTCCGAAGACTTCGCCCACGGCCTGGATCTGCTTCTGGGCGAGTTCGCCTTCCCCGAGGAGTTTGTCGCCGAGGTCTGGAGAACCATCTGCGAggccaagggcagccccaaaTAG